A stretch of the Deltaproteobacteria bacterium genome encodes the following:
- a CDS encoding DUF2892 domain-containing protein, which yields MTVERWIRVIAGTFVLASLALGWFMSPWFLLFTVFVGLNLFQSGFTNWCLMEKILIKLGVPER from the coding sequence ATGACCGTGGAACGTTGGATACGCGTGATCGCCGGCACGTTCGTGCTGGCAAGCCTTGCGTTGGGATGGTTCATGTCCCCGTGGTTCCTGCTGTTCACGGTGTTCGTCGGGTTGAACCTGTTCCAGTCGGGATTCACGAACTGGTGCCTGATGGAGAAGATCCTGATAAAGCTGGGCGTGCCCGAGCGATAG